The Plasmodium knowlesi strain H genome assembly, chromosome: 10 genomic sequence TGAGGTCCTCCTTCCCAAGGGAAATGGTAGTTTTAGTATCTCCTTCTCAACTTTCCTATATCACACATCTTAACCTCATTACACGCAGGCCCAAAAATTAGGCATCCCCCTAACGAcgctggaaaaaaattcccacaTAGATATAGCCATAGATGGTGCTGACGAAATTGATATGGACCTAAATTTAGTTAAAGGTCGAGGCGGGGCCCTCGTGAGGGAGAAGTTGGTTGCCTCCTGTGCATCCTTCCTTATAATTGTAAGGACTTAAGACGAGTGGAGAATATGGAAGTGTAGAGTGtgctcttcttagagggaggcTGATCTCTCTTTAAAAAGTGCTCGTGTGGTGCACCCGCGTTACGATCGATGGGCAAGTCGATTGTgcatcctcttttttttttttttttttttcccccctcttctCCCATGCGCAGATTGCTGACGAATCCAAACTTTGCACGAATGGATTGGGCACGAAGGGATCAGTACCAATTGAAATCCTCTCCTTTGGACATGAGAAGATTATCCAGAGTTTGctaaaaatttcttcactcAAAAACTGCAAATATAATTTGCGCCAGAAGAATGGGGAAGTGTACATAACGGACAATAAAAACTACATCGTCGACTTTTACTTCAGCAACCCGATCCAGGATTTACGAGACACTTGCGACAAGATAAAGATGGTGAGCGCGCCGTTTTTTGTGTGGCCGTTTCATTGACGCCCCGTTTGACAGCTTCACCTGTTCactcgttcatttttttacccttctCAGATCACCGGCGTTGTAGACCACGGGATTTTCGTAAACATGACGAGCGTGGCGCTGATAAGCAAACAGGATGGGACGGTTCTGAAGTTGGACAAAAACGCAAACAGTTGAGGAGCATTCCGCAGTGTGACTATCCATTTTGAACATCCACTTTGCTCGtctgcgtttttttcctccccccctttggcaaaaaaaaaaaaaaaaaaaaaaatagctagctatatgaaccgttcaggtgaaaatgcacaattgaggggaaagaaaaaaaacacaaaaaacaTGGCAGCAGCCGGAATAAAAACATTTCGCTAGTTGCAccttcatttgttttaattaaaaattatgggAGTACCTAAAAACGTaggccccttttttttattttttcgtcaCTGTCGCATGTATGCCTCCTCTGTGATGCATATtggtgtgttttttttttttttttttttttttttttttgaggaggGTGAGGGGCTTCTTACACTGTTATGCTGTCCCCCTCGAaggtgtgtatgtacatgtacctAAGGCAACATATGTCTACTTATGAGTCTACATGCACTTGTGCTTGAAGTACCTAGTCCCCTAGTGAACCGTTTGCGAGCGCACTGTTGTTTTCGTGCACTGCTAACCATTTTACTTGTCACAACGCATCTCTCTCCATTTCATGTGTCATGCACCCTTGtcttaaatttttaatcaGTTCACCATTGTCACTCCGCTAGTGCAGTTTACCCACTCGGTCGTTCGTCGTACTGTGTGTGTATCATCGTCTATATTCCCCACCCCTCCTCCAAAGAACATCAACATCGCTGTTTTCTACTATGTATTTGTTTAAGAAGGCCAAAGACTCCATTGTCAATTCGCTGCAATATGATAAGGGTTCCCCCCTTATGCGGCTACAAAGCGTCTGCAAGGGGATCCTGTGGTCCACCTTCCTTGTCTCTTTCGCGCTGCTCTTGCTAACTGTGTTGACCATGTATTTCGAGCGGACCATTTTTCTCAACAAAGGTGCGCAGTAAGATGGCCCATTTGACGTGTCGCGCACATGTGGGGTATTCGTACCTTGGTTTGTATAGACCTCGTACATGTATCTTGGATGCGTCCACCAACTCACGATACAACCACTTTATCTTTCCCCATTAATTCACCATTCTGtcacttccttttcttccactcGATAGACCTGCTACAAACTCTCACAGTGGCGTCGTTCCTTCTCTGTCTCCTGTCCCTAACCATcctgagaagaaaaagtggaaccTACATTTATGCCAAAGTCGAGATGtaccctttttcctttaaggACTTGATTGACGTGTCGCTGGTGACGGGGACGGTCACCATCTCGGTGCTGGACATTTTTCTGGTGTGTTTCTACTAGCCGGAATGTAGAACTATGTGTGCGATGTACTATGAATAGAGTGGGTGTTGCATCGGTTTGTATTTTTCACCATCCCCACATGATCCGACTTCCACCACCACTTCTTCTCAGTGctaccttttccttattgtgatattcttcacttttttaacGGGTACCCATCACAcgcttattttattttattttttctatgatTAGCATCTGCGCCGCTGCGTTACGTGAGTAGGAGCAAGTACATCCCTGtgtcttttctccctccccACCGCACAGcgttattttccctttatgTATGCCTAGACAACCCAAGCATGAAGGACAACGAGAATATCAGCCTTTTCAGTAATGATCCTATGATGAGCGCTACATCATGAAAGCACCACACACCCCAGGGAGCCTTCCTCATTTTATTCTCCACTTTTTGACATTTACTTTGCCCTGTATAGTTTGTGTAtagttcgtttttttttttgcactatTGCTGTTGTGTGAGTTTTTCTCTGTAccctttatgttttttttttttttttttttttttttttttccccctcctgcAGGTATCCAATTTACATCCATTTCGTACATCGGGCTGTACGCGATAACTCAATTTTGTGCATTCAAATCTATGCCTTACCATCCAGTGGAATATTTGTGAGTTGAGTGGGAGGGCAATTTCAGAGTAATGTCAACGGTATGTATGTTTGTTTAACCGGCAAGCATATTGCGTGGGTATATTTACCAACTTGCCTGCACATCACCGCTTTAACACCGCAGGGGATATATAGTTAAGAATATCATGGAAGACATCTTCTGTGTTGTGAAGAAGGCGTGGAAGTTTATATATTAACATAGAAAAAGTGAGTAATTGCCTATCTAATATCAtatctcatttttttattcctttggAAGATCTCTCTTTAAAGGTTCTGGAGGGAAGATGCTGTGTGGACGCTCGATAGACTTCTCTCCTCTTAACGTGTACATAAAAtgtatttacttttttttttttttttcttttttttcttcatttgcatGCACAAGCAAAGttgtgacaattttttctttttaaattatatggACACAGTTTACCGAGCGGAAATCGCATCCCCCTCGCATTGGTGGATTaggaaattcattttgttccatGTACACACTTATGTGGAAGATCCACCCGAAGGAACTGAATTATTTTATGAAGATACAAAACGAAGAGCATCAACAGAGATGAATTtgtttaccctttttttcctgaacatgttcaggtgattttttttttttttttttttttttatcttcctacCTACATTGCAACATGCGTACCTGCCCCGCGAAGAGTTACCTCGTGGGGGTGGACCTTTAAAGATATAACTTACATATAGACGAATGGCTCATTAGTTAGAAAAGTAGTGAATCTCCTATTTGACATAGGCGTCGTAAATTTTTTGGTGCTACCCCTGAGGTGGGAAAATTACGTTACCTTTGGTATGCAGCTGTATATCAGTCGTTGACGCAACTCCCCTGGAAACATTgtcgtccttttttctttttcaatctCTGGTACTGCTGAGAATGTTAAGGGTGTTTTGCTACTGGCCATGCGAAGGATGTaaaggtatttttttttttttttctttttaagtgTTTTGCCTCGCAGTGTATCgtcagggggggggggggggggggccaACAAGCTTAAACGAACATCAAagcaattttgcaaaagtggCAGCCATTGGAAATTATTATTCTCCATTGGGGGAGATTCATTCCGAATCTGCAGAAGAGCGTTCTGTGCGGAGCAAATTGAGGATAGATGCACTTGGCGTAGTTTGTCCTTGCCTCTGCTTATTGCTTCTGTATCGGGGTCGCTACTAAGGGCTATGGCGTTACCTGCATAAGCACCTCTTACTAGGCgttggaagaaagaagatgaagTATCAGCCGTGATAGCTCAGTTGGGAGAGCGTCAGACTGAAGATCTGAAGGTCCCTGGTTCGATCCCTGGTCACGGcaaattaaatattttttcttccacgtgggagaaaaacaaaattcatttttatttttatacccttttttatgaattgttgtaaaagtggaagagaggtaaaaggaaaaaaaaaaaaaaaaaaaaaaaaaaaaaaaattataatttttaaatgccACTTTGTAAAAGTTGCGCATCTTTTACCTTTTTGTCAATTCTCcctatttattttattttatttttttttttttaatgcgtTATATTGGGCACTTCTCCCATGCTACATATCCCCCGTGGGTAAGAGAggttcctctttcttttccgGTTACTCCCTTGTAACGCCATGAAGGGGTGAAGAAGCGGGCGGTATCACCAAGGTACAACTATTCGTAGATTAATCCCCTTGCTGTGAAGTAGCGAATAATTGAACCTTTACTTTTATTTGGCTAATTCACCCCTTCGTTGGCCATCTTTTGGGTACCACTTTTGATAACCCTGTGTGGGCATCTGTCTCCAAAGGGGGCTATATTAATAGCGATCTTTCCATTTCACTGGATTGTGGTGCCAACATAGGGGAAGGAGGAactgaactctaaaccctgaaaccatctGCCCAAGAGGGAAGGGCTTTTGCCCATTTCTAACACAACACCCTCAAATAGATACCACCTTTTTTTGTCCGAACGAGCAAAGCGAATTGAACCAGAGGCGATCAAACAAGTAGGACCTAAACGAATGAATTCCGTTAATCACTTCGAATGGATAAAAAAgtcgaaaaataaaaatgctttCCTTTGGAGGGTATGAACATAAGTATGTACGCTTGCGCATTATACTTGCACTCATTCAGAGTGATTGCCCCCCGTGGTCagtcacaaaaaaatagcGCGCTTCACATTCCCTAGGTTGAGCGCAGAGAGCAGGTAGCGTTCGAAGCCGAGCGCCAACCCCCCATGAGGTTTCGAACCAAAGCGAAAGGAATTAATGTATTTACATAAAGTGGAATCCCTGTCTATTACTTCTTCACACTTCTTGAGGTAATCcgaaacggaaaaattgttcttttctATGATGAATAATGGATAGGGTAATTTTCTGTGTCCATTTTCTACCGATCCACAAGAGTTCAAAACCTTAAACAGAAGAATAGGTAAGTGGTTAATTCTCTGACTACCGGAAATAATTTCGACTCCCTTGTAGAAGAAGTCGAAGCTGTTGGTGAACCTCATGTCGTACACGTTGTGTGTTGTGTAGTATGGTCTCAGATGGAATGGGTATTGATCTATTATGAACAAATCGACgttgaagtttttttttagaaagtAATATAGGAATTGAAGTTCTTCATTGGTGAAATCGGGAGAGTTCaggtatttttcctttaacgCGTTGTTTTGAGCGGATTCGGTTACATACACTTTgtctccttcctcttcctgtgGGTTCTTGCGTAGCAGATTCAACATGGAGTATTTACATTTCACCTGTACATCTGCTGGTCTAGCAGATGCTATGTTGTCTATGGTAATTGGTGCATTTCCCGTGGTACTTCCATCATATAGGCGGTTAAGAAAGAGGAGTAACCTCTTGTAAAGATCGTCTCGGTCGAATCTGTTTAAGAAGGCGTAGACATTCTCATTTTGTTGGTTCTCTTCCCCTGAGGATGGCTTCCTACCTGTGTGGACACTTCCCTGATGCACCCGGTACATGCTCTCCACCTTCCGATTAAAGTACACGTTGTGTAGCATGTCACCAGAGGGGGCCACAAATGATAGCCTACTCCTtaattgttccttttcctcattgGTGAGAATTTGTACACCACCCTTGGGAATGTTACATGGAGCGTgtaacttcttcctttctccttcctgtaTGTCAAATGGAGAATAATCAGAAGTATTCTTCAAGAACCTTGTGGAATATCTGTCTATTATATCTCTTGCCTCGCAAAAGGAGAGCACAAAAGGAGCATCTGGATTTTCGCTGGGctcaaaattttcacatcCAAAATAGGAGCTAATCAAACTTAACTCTTCTTCAAATGTCTCttgaatatatttatttatccgATTCAACATATTATACATGGGGATAATTATTTCGTAATAATTATGGTAGATGACTTTCTCTATATCTAGCGAAAGGAACTCGTTCAGATGCCTCGATGTGTTGAACTTTTCATTCCTGTAAGAATAGTTCATCTCAAAGATTCGCTCAAAATCGGAGTTGATTAACATTTGTTTGTAGAACTGGGGGCTCTGGGCTAGTATtacttcttccccctcgATTTTGTAGCACCCGGAACCTCCTTCTGACCCGTTCAGTTGGAAAGAGCCACAGCGATCCATGGAATCGGAAATGGTGCGCGAGGCGGAATCAGCATCATCTGTAGTATATTCTCCACCAGTGGAAGCTGAACCAAGGGCGCCTCCCCTTCCAAGATCGATCATTTTCGATGTGAACACCTCTGTGTATCCATCCCGACGAAGCATCTGCCTCAACTGTTGTGCAATTCGGTTCTTCATTTGAAATATGATGTGGTTAACGGGGTGCCTGTGGTGGAGACTGGGGTGTTGCATCTTCAGGATGATTTCGCTGGTGTTTATCTTTCCGGGCCGGCGCGCACCACCATTCGACTTATCACCCCAATGTGGCTCATCACCACCATTCGACTTATCACCCCAATGCGGCTCATCACCACCATCCGACTTATCACCCCAATGCAGCTCATCaccaccatcatcatcaccacgACCAATGTTGACACCTGCACGCGCCGCCCAGAACGCTCTGCCCTCGTTCACCGTGACAGGGACATCGTCAAACGCTTCTGAGATACAGTGGATGCTCCTCACGACGATCTCTATGCACTTCTCATTGAGTATGCTTTCCACAAAGGGAACCTTACATCTGATCAAATCTCCATGTACCTTCACATGTCCAATAATGTCGACTACACTTTCGTTCCGtatcttttttatatacttaTAGAGATGATCCTCCCCTTGGgtgtttcctccttttttttcatacacgCAGATGAGGTAAATTCCCCCCTCTTGTCTCAGTCGAAGAAAAATCCTCTTCGATTGCTTCACTTTCTGTTCTACTCTTCCTCTGATGCGCGTATAATTCTTATTGATAATGGTTCTCCTTCCACATCCCTCTAGCTGAGTATCTCCCCTGGGGGGGAGGTTACAAGGAACAAATTCCTCTGCGCCATGTTCAATGTTGTAGACAATCTGATCATAGGTCGAGTAGGAATTTTGGCTATTCGCAGttccataaaaaaaggagaagtcGCCCAGTAGCGCAAGGTCCAGTAGGTCGCCTTTGCCTAATTGATCTAGTAGGGGTACATCTACAGTGTGATAATTCTCACTAGGGTGTTCCTTCTGTTCTTCCCCATTTGGTCTGGCATTATAAAGGACAGAGCTACGACTATTCCCCCTGGAATAgcgagaaatatttttttttttgttcccatAGGAGATTCCTCTCCTGGTCTTATCACTCAACTGAGGTAAAACTACTGGTGTAGGAACATCACCTCCGCAAAGGCTAGTCAATTGacctattctttttttttgtattctaTTTGAGCGAAAGCAGTTTTTACTAAAAAATTGGATGGGACTGCGCCCCACTGAACATCTAACATAGGCCACAGGTTCTTTTCTCCTAGAGGATGCTTGACTTAATTTTATGTGGTAGTCTCTCTTGTGTTTGTAGCAGAGGATGCACTCATGTAGGTACGTTATCATGTACATGCGCAATAGGAGGAACACCCCCCTTGCAAGTTTCATTTTGGCACTTGGCCGCGTTACCCCCTCGCCATCGGTTACTCTGCCACTTTATTGTGATTTACTTAATTCCACTCTGCACACCAGAGGGAAGcgtcaaaaagggaaatctAACCCTGTCGTTCCTTCATCCATTACGGTTGCTTCCATACCAAAataggatgaagaaaaaaaaagtgtcgcATGCCGAAGGAGAGAGTGTTTTTGAGTCACGACTgtgacggaaaaaaaagtactgtGAGTTACCAACTGAGCAGTTCTGCCAGATTTATGTACCCTCCCCcttcataaaaatgaacaccgTGCCAAACGAAATTGGAGATCTTGCCACAGGGGGCTCTGTTCACCTTTATCATTCGTGTGGTAAGCTGGTCTACTCGAAAGGGTCGGGGGGGAGAGCACTTTCTTAGGTGGAaataccaccaccacccctGTTTCTGTGCAACACCTTCAATTCGCGCTTAcacaaaaattgaaaaaaaaaaaaaaaaaaaaaaagttacaattAGTCAGTTGTTAtacaaatggggagaaatCATCATCACTGGTATGGGGTCAAATGGGATGatcacgaaaaaaaaaaaaaaaaaaaaaaaaaaaaaaaaaaaaaaaaaaaaaaaaaaaatattcaaggCTAAGCGAACTAACAAGGTTGTGGAGAGGCAAAGATTAGGAGGCATCGCGTCGTGATCATGCGGACGGGATAGTGTAACTCCCCCTGGGTTAGAGGAACTCTTCTATTTAAAGGGGgaccttccttctctcttGCCCCCACATAAAATTATCACTGCCAGGTAACATTCTCACTACCCATTCAGTAACTAGTTTATAGCTCCTctctcgtttttttttttttttttttttttttttttttctttactaaCCCTCCGGAATGCTTCCAACTAAGTTGAGAAAGAGGAACACCCAGAATTCACGACAGGTGGCCAaacattttataaattttctATAGGGAGCGTTGCAGGTCTCGTTCAAGGTACCCACATTATGTTCATTCAATTTTGtgcagaaaggagaaaagaacagAGCCCAAAAGGCATCGTACTTCTTGTGCTGGATTAGCATGCGTAGTCTACTGTGTATATCCTTGTACAAGTGCCATACCTTCTCGACAATTGATGTGTGCAGTTTTAGAGAACCTTTACCGACTAGAATGAACTGCGACTGGgattctccatttttgtaGTCCTCTCTGTGGTGTCCATCTCCGTGAGAACAAACCACATAACTTCTCTTTTGCATTATCTCATCAAACAAATCCCACAAGTGAAGAACAATAACCCCCACATTGTTGCAGTTTCTCAGGAAGTACAGAAGCAAATCAGAAAGCTCTAGCCATATTATATCATTCATATAGCCAGTGTCTAtttgtatttccttttctccattttggctGGATATTTCTTGTTCATAAAAAGTATCCCTTGTACTTTTCTTATATTTTGATGGAATCAAATTTTTTACGTTCATTAAATTGTAATAAAAATCTggatcaatttttttttttatttcgttggAATCAAATACATACGTTTCATAATCCATTTTACTCTTCTCTCTGCAACTAATTAAGAAGTTCATATTTTCACTGAGGAGTATATTAAAGAAGGTTATGTAGTTGTGCCAGAAATAATTCCTCAAATAGTCAAGCATATTTTTACAGTCGTGTTGAATTgcgttgtaaaaaaaaaggcagtattttccttttggatAGTAGAGcttaaaattattaatcTCATCATCCTCTATCGAGGAAAATAAACTTATCTCCTTGTGAATCTTCTCCAACATGGCATTCTTCTTTTGATAGTACGCCGGCGGGTATGAACACCTGTACATGATCTCGTGGTTCTCCTTAATATTTAGACACGCCTCCTTAAAATATAGCATGAAGT encodes the following:
- a CDS encoding aspartate--tRNA ligase, putative — translated: MKLARGVFLLLRMYMITYLHECILCYKHKRDYHIKLSQASSRRKEPVAYVRCSVGRSPIQFFSKNCFRSNRIQKKRIGQLTSLCGGDVPTPVVLPQLSDKTRRGISYGNKKKNISRYSRGNSRSSVLYNARPNGEEQKEHPSENYHTVDVPLLDQLGKGDLLDLALLGDFSFFYGTANSQNSYSTYDQIVYNIEHGAEEFVPCNLPPRGDTQLEGCGRRTIINKNYTRIRGRVEQKVKQSKRIFLRLRQEGGIYLICVYEKKGGNTQGEDHLYKYIKKIRNESVVDIIGHVKVHGDLIRCKVPFVESILNEKCIEIVVRSIHCISEAFDDVPVTVNEGRAFWAARAGVNIGRGDDDGGDELHWGDKSDGGDEPHWGDKSNGGDEPHWGDKSNGGARRPGKINTSEIILKMQHPSLHHRHPVNHIIFQMKNRIAQQLRQMLRRDGYTEVFTSKMIDLGRGGALGSASTGGEYTTDDADSASRTISDSMDRCGSFQLNGSEGGSGCYKIEGEEVILAQSPQFYKQMLINSDFERIFEMNYSYRNEKFNTSRHLNEFLSLDIEKVIYHNYYEIIIPMYNMLNRINKYIQETFEEELSLISSYFGCENFEPSENPDAPFVLSFCEARDIIDRYSTRFLKNTSDYSPFDIQEGERKKLHAPCNIPKGGVQILTNEEKEQLRSRLSFVAPSGDMLHNVYFNRKVESMYRVHQGSVHTGRKPSSGEENQQNENVYAFLNRFDRDDLYKRLLLFLNRLYDGSTTGNAPITIDNIASARPADVQVKCKYSMLNLLRKNPQEEEGDKVYVTESAQNNALKEKYLNSPDFTNEELQFLYYFLKKNFNVDLFIIDQYPFHLRPYYTTHNVYDMRFTNSFDFFYKGVEIISGSQRINHLPILLFKVLNSCGSVENGHRKLPYPLFIIEKNNFSVSDYLKKCEEVIDRDSTLCKYINSFRFGSKPHGGLALGFERYLLSALNLGNVKRAIFL
- a CDS encoding ribose-5-phosphate isomerase, putative; protein product: MDDLKRRVAYKAVDDYVQSNMTIGLGTGTTVFYVLERIENLMRNGKIKDVVCIPTSIDTEIKAQKLGIPLTTLEKNSHIDIAIDGADEIDMDLNLVKGRGGALVREKLVASCASFLIIIADESKLCTNGLGTKGSVPIEILSFGHEKIIQSLLKISSLKNCKYNLRQKNGEVYITDNKNYIVDFYFSNPIQDLRDTCDKIKMITGVVDHGIFVNMTSVALISKQDGTVLKLDKNANS